The following proteins come from a genomic window of Triticum aestivum cultivar Chinese Spring chromosome 6A, IWGSC CS RefSeq v2.1, whole genome shotgun sequence:
- the LOC123131387 gene encoding mitochondrial metalloendopeptidase OMA1-like — protein MSALMRNLRPALSGLLRPKPAARRTVPPPPTARRYYHAPSTRRSHKALKSPGRDSLVRRPPPSPQAPAVPRPRYYSSRRPRSSNEVKVQIVIAGVVIVGGVVVTICYGTFETVPYTNRRHFVVLTHSGELELGESQFNNEKKELGDKVLPPSHPNFVRVNAIATEVIRAAGRTLATGQGNDKRLLDQETCVGDAAPSPKKKKARQPTTKHLDGFKWEVIVVDNKQVNAMCAPGGKIIVYTGLLDKFNTDAEIAAVLGHEVAHAIARHAAEKLTKHMWIFMLTVFLLIFIDSPDLIDKLTEYLLSLPFSRKMEIEADHIGIMLLASAGFDPRIAPKVYEKLGKVGGNSSPLKEYMSTHPCSKKRTQLLLDAKVMDKAMALYTEARARKDEIDQ, from the exons ATGAGCGCCTTGATGAGGAATCTGCGCCCCGCGCTGTCCGGGCTACTCCGGCCCAAGCCTGCCGCCCGAAGGACTgttccgccgccgcccaccgccaggCGCTACTACCACGCGCCGTCAACACGGCGATCTCACAAGGCCCTGAAATCGCCCGGCCGTGACTCTCTCGTCCGTCGACCACCGCCGTCGCCGCAGGCACCAGCGGTCCCACGCCCACGGTACTACTCCTCCAGGCGACCAAGAAGTTCTAACGAGGTGAAAGTCCAGATAGTCATCGCGGGGGTCGTCATCGTCGGCGGTGTGGTGGTCACGATCTGCTACGGCACCTTCGAGACCGTGCCCTACACAAACCGCCGCCACTTCGTCGTCCTCACGCACTCGGGAGAGCTTGAGCTCGGCGAGTCGCAGTTCAACAACGAGAAGAAGGAGCTGGGCGACAaggtcctccctccctcccaccccaaCTTCGTCCGCGTCAACGCCATCGCCACGGAGGTCATACGCGCCGCAGGCCGCACCCTTGCCACTGGCCAAGGCAACGATAAGCGCCTCCTTGACCAAGAAACATGTGTCGGGGACGCGGCGCCgagccccaagaagaagaaggctcgACAGCCGACGACCAAGCATCTCGACGGGTTCAAGTGGGAGGTGATCGTGGTCGACAATAAGCAAGTGAACGCCATGTGCGCACCCGGTGGCAAGATCATAGTCTACACCGGTCTGCTCGACAAGTTCAACACCGACGCTGAGATCGCCGCGGTGCTAGGGCACGAG GTTGCGCACGCCATTGCAAGGCACGCTGCAGAGAAGCTCACCAAGCACATGTGGATTTTCATGCTCACGGTTTTCCTGCTCATCTTTATCGATTCGCCGGACCTTATTGATAAGCTGACCGAATACCTCCTCAGCCTGCCTTTCTCACGAAA GATGGAGATAGAGGCGGATCACATTGGAATCATGCTGCTCGCTTCCGCTGGTTTTGATCCACGCATTGCTCCTAAGGTCTACGAGAAGCTCGGAAAGGTCGGTGGGAATTCATCACCGTTGAAAGAGTACATGTCTACTCATCCTTGCAGCAAGAAAAGAACGCAGCTTCTATTGGATGCCAAGGTCATGGACAAGGCCATGGCGTTATATACAGAAGCAAGAGCCAGAAAAGATGAAATTGATCAATGA
- the LOC123131386 gene encoding mitochondrial metalloendopeptidase OMA1 has translation MSALIRNLRPALSGLLRSKPAIRTPLPLPSSTAPRPRCYHAPSTRRSHEVLQSAGLGRLFQRDFLVRRPPPSSPHAPVVPLPRPRHYSSSRPRSSSDVKSQIVFAGVVIIVGGAVTICYGTFETVPYTNRRHFVVLTHSGELKLGDWIFTGEKKKLGDKVLPPSHPAFVRVHGIASEIIRAAGRSLAVHDDDKLLDGEIWVGDAAPSPKKKARWGAPQQPTTKHLDGFKWEVIVVNNKQVNAMCAPGGKIIVYTGLLDKFSTDAEIAAVLGHEVAHAIARHTAEGLTKHMWILMLTVFLGIFIDEPKMIDKLAKYLLSLPFSRKMEIEADHIGILLLAAAGFDPRIAPKVHEKLGELGGNSSSFKEYMSTHPCSKKRTRLLLDSKVMDKAMALYTEARARKEEIDQ, from the exons ATGAGCGCCTTGATCAGGAATCTCCGCCCCGCGCTGTCCGGGCTACTGCGGTCCAAGCCCGCTATCCGAACGCCTCTTCCACTGCCGTCGTCGACCGCCCCGCGCCCGCGCTGCTACCACGCGCCGTCGACGCGGCGATCTCACGAGGTCCTGCAATCGGCCGGCCTTGGCCGCCTCTTCCAACGTGACTTTCTCGTGCGTCGACCACCGCCGTCGTCGCCGCATGCGCCAGTGGTCCCACTCCCACGCCCACGGCACTACTCCTCCAGCCGGCCAAGAAGTTCCAGCGACGTGAAATCCCAGATAGTCTTCGCGGGGGTCGTCATCATCGTCGGCGGCGCGGTCACCATCTGCTACGGCACCTTCGAGACCGTGCCCTACACCAACCGCCGCCACTTCGTCGTCCTCACGCACTCGGGAGAGCTCAAGCTCGGCGACTGGATCTTCACCGGGGAGAAGAAGAAGCTGGGCGACAAGGTCCTCCCTCCGTCCCACCCTGCTTTTGTCCGTGTCCACGGCATCGCCTCCGAGAtcatccgcgccgccggacgcagCCTCGCCGTCCACGATGACGATAAGCTCCTTGACGGCGAAATATGGGTCGGCGACGCGGCGCCGAGCCCCAAGAAGAAGGCTCGCTGGGGAGCGCCGCAGCAGCCGACGACCAAGCACCTCGACGGGTTCAAGTGGGAGGTGATCGTCGTCAACAATAAGCAGGTGAACGCCATGTGCGCGCCCGGTGGCAAGATCATAGTCTACACCGGGCTGCTCGACAAGTTCAGCACCGACGCTGAGATCGCCGCAGTGCTAGGGCACGAG GTTGCGCACGCCATTGCAAGGCACACCGCAGAGGGGCTCACCAAGCACATGTGGATTCTCATGCTCACGGTTTTCCTGGGCATCTTTATCGATGAGCCAAAGATGATTGATAAGCTCGCCAAATACCTCCTCAGCCTGCCCTTCTCACGAAA GATGGAGATAGAGGCAGATCACATTGGAATCCTGCTGCTCGCTGCCGCTGGTTTCGATCCACGCATAGCCCCTAAGGTCCACGAGAAGCTCGGAGAGCTCGGCGGGAATTCATCATCGTTCAAGGAGTACATGTCTACTCATCCTTGCAGCAAGAAAAGAACGCGGCTTTTACTGGATTCCAAGGTCATGGACAAGGCCATGGCGTTATATACAGAAGCAAGAGCGAGAAAAGAAGAAATTGATCAATGA